The Variovorax sp. PMC12 genome segment AAGAAAGCGCTTGATATTGCGCATCTTGATGTTGTAGTCGCCATCGTCGGTACCGGGGCGGAACTTGATTTCCTTGACCTCGATGACCTTCTGCTTCGACTTCGCCTCGGCCGCCTTCTTCTGCTCGTGGTACTTGAACTTGCCGTACTCGATCAGGCGGCACACCGGCGGATTGGCCGCCGCGACGACCTCCACCAGATCCACGTCCTGCTCACCGGCAAGGCGCAAAGCCTCGGCAAGACTCACGACACCCAATTGCTCGTTATCCGGGCCGATCAGGCGGACTTCCGGGGCCATGATTTCCCGGTTCAGGCGGTGTTGGCGTTCCTCGCGGTGGCGGCGGTCGCGAAATGCAGTAGCGATGGTCAGAATCCTTCAAAATTTGCTACAAAATCTGTAGCGAACGCCGGTCAGTCCTCGCGGACAAGCGGCACGATTTGGCAAGGAAACATATAGGGTGTTTCAGAGACAAATCAACGCTTGTCAGCAACATCCTGCACGAGCCGTTGTGCAAACGATTCGAGGGACATTGCACCGAGGTCTTGATTTCCCCGGGCGCGCACTGCGACGGCACCTGCTTCCTTTTCCTTGTCACCCACGACAACGATGTAAGGGAGCTTTTGCAACGAATGCTTCCGTATTTTATACGTAATCTTTTCGTTGTGCAGATCCAGCTGGACCCTAAGCCCTTGATTTTGCAGCGTTTTCGCAACTTGCGCAGCGTAGTCGGCCTGTCCTTCGCTGATATTGAGCACTGCAACCTGCACCGGAGCGAGCCATGCGGGCATTGCGCCGGAGTGGTGTTCGATCAGCATGCCGATGAAGCGCTCCAGGCTGCCGACAATCGCGCGGTGCAGCATCACAGGGTGTGCGCGACCGCTCGATTCCGTCACGTATTCGCCGCCCAGGCGCTCGGCCGTGTTGAAGTCGACCTGCATCGTGCCGCACTGCCACTGGCGGCCGATGGCGTCACGCAGCGTGTACTCGATCTTCGGGCCGTAGAAGGCACCGTCGCCGGGCGCGATGACGAAGTCGACGCCGGAGCGGCGCAGCGACTCCATCACCGCATGCTCGGCCTTGTCCCAGAGTTCGTCGGAGCCCACGCGGTTCTCCGGCCGCGTGGCGACCTTGTAGAGAATGTCCGTGAAGCCGAAGTCGGCATAGACCTTCTGCAGCTGCGCCGTGTACGCGATGCACTCGTCGAGGATCTGGTCTTCCGTGCAGAAGATGTGCCCGTCGTCCTGCGTGAAGCCGCGCACGCGCATGATGCCGTGCAACGCGCCGCTGGGCTCGTTGCGGTGGCACTGGCCGAATTCGCCGTAGCGCAGCGGCAGGTCGCGGTAGCTGCGCAGATCGCTCTTGAAGATCAGCACATGGCCCGGGCAGTTCATCGGCTTCAGCGCGTACTCGCGCTTCTCCGACTCCGTCGTGAACATGTTGTCGCGGTAGTTCTGCCAGTGGCCCGTTTTCTCCCACAGGCTCTTGTCGAGGATCTGCGGGCCCTTCACTTCCCAGTAGCCCGTGTCGCGGTAGATGCCGCGCATGTACTGCTCCACCTGCTGCCAGATCGCCCAGCCCTTCGGGTGCCAGAACACCACGCCCGGCGCCACTTCGTCGATGTGGAACAGGTCGAGCTCCTTGCCCAGGCGGCGATGGTCGCGCTTCTCGGCTTCCTCGATGCGCTGGATGTATTGGTCGAGCTGCTTCTTGTCGGCCCAGGCCGTGCCGTAGATGCGCTGCAGCTGCTCGTTCTTGGCGTCGCCGCGCCAGTAGGCGCCTGCCAGCTTCGTGAGCTTGAAGACCTTCAGGAAGCGCGTGTTCGGCACGTGCGGCCCGCGGCACATGTCGACGTATTCCTGGTGGTAGTACAGGCCCATGGCCTGCTCGTCGGGCATGTCCTCGACGAGGCGCAACTTGTAGTCTTCGCCACGCGACTTGAAGACTTCGATGACTTCCGCGCGCGGCGTCATCTTCTTGATCACGTCGTAGTCCTGCGCGATCAGCTCGCGCATGCGCGCCTCGATGGCGGCCATGTCTTCGGGCGTGAAGGGGCGGTCGAACGAGATGTCGTAGTAGAAGCCTTCGTCGATCACGGGGCCGATCACCATCTTGGCCGTCGGGTAGAGCTGCTTCACCGCGTGGCCGACCAGGTGGGCCGTCGAGTGGCGGATGATCTCCAGACCCTCGTCGTCCTTGGGCGTGATGATCTGCAGCTTGGCGTCATGGTCGATGACGTCGCTGGCATCGACGAGCTTGCCGTCGACCTTGCCGGCCACCGTCATCTTGGCGAGGCCGGGGCCGATGGACTGGGCAACCTGGGCCACCGAAACCGGGCCGGGGAACTCGCGGCGCGAGTTGTCGGGGAGCGTGATCTGGATCATGTGAAAACCTCGGGGAGAAAAACAAAAAAGCGCGGTGGAAGACCGCGCTTTGCTTGGTTGTAGAGCTGGCAGAAACCAGCGTGCGCGGGGCTACCGGCCTTTTCCTTCAGTGAAGAAAAAGCCGCTGAATCCTTGCGGAGTAGTTCGCGGTGTCATAACCAAGGTGCCTTTCTCGCTCTTGTTGAGTGCAGAGTCCGCGATTCTAGCCGCTGCCCGCTCGGGATGCGGGCGCTGCATCCTCGAGGCCTGATCCCGGGCGCAAAAAAGCCCGGCGCGCGGCCGGGCTCAAAGTGACAGCGAAATAATCCGGCGGATCAGTGGAACTGTTCTTCTTCGGTCGAACCCGACAGCGCCTTCACGCTGGACGAACCGCCCTGGATGACGGTGGTCACGTCGTCGAAGTAGCCCGCGCCCACTTCCTGCTGGTGCGACACGAAGGTGTAGCCCTTGTCGCGCGCCGCGAATTCGGGCTCCTGCACCATGTTGACGTAGTGCTTCATGCCTTCGCCGCGAGCGTATGCGTGGGCGAACTGGAAGGTGTTGAACCAGTTGACGTGGATGCCGGCCAGCGTGATGAACTGGTACTTGTAGCCCAGCTCCGACAGGTCTTCCTGGAACGACGCGATCTGCTTGTCGTCGAGGTTCTTCTTCCAGTTGAACGAAGGCGAGCAGTTATACGACAGCAGCTTGCCCGGGCAGGCAGCGTGCACGGCCTGCGCGAACTCACGGGCGAAGCCGATGTCGGGCACGCCGGTTTCGCACCACACCAGATCGGCATAGGGGGCGTAAGCCACGCCGCGGCTGATGGCTTGCTCCAGGCCGTTCTTGACGCGGTAGAAGCCTTCCTGCGTGCGTTCGCCCGTCAGGAAGGGCTTGTCGTTGGCGTCGTGGTCGGACGTGATCAGGTTAGCGGCTTCGGCGTCGGTACGGGCCAGCACGATGGTGGGCACGCCCATCACGTCGGCGGCGAAGCGGGCCGAGATCAGCTTCTCGCAGGCTTCCTGCGTCGGCACGAGCACCTTGCCGCCCATGTGGCCGCATTTCTTCACTGCGGCCAGTTGGTCTTCGAAGTGAACGCCGGCAGCGCCGGAGGCGATCATGTTCTTCATCAGCTCGAAGGCGTTCAGCACGCCGCCGAAGCCGGCTTCGGCATCGGCCACGATCGGCAGGAAGTAGTCGATGAATTCCTTGTCGCCCGGGTTGATGCCGCGGCCCCACTGGATTTCATCGGCACGGCGGAAGGTGTTGTTGATGCGACGGACCATCGTCGGCACCGAGTCGTAGGCATAGAGCGACTGGTCGGGATACATCGTTTCCGACGTGTTGCCGTCGGCAGCGACTTGCCAGCCCGACAGGTACACGGCTTCCAGGCCGGCCTTGGCCTGCTGCATTGCCTGGCCTGCGGAGATGGCGCCGAAGGCGTTCACATAGCCCTTCTTGGCGCCGCCGTTGATCTTGTCCCAGAGCTTCTCCGCGCCGCGCTTGGCCAGCGTGTGCTCGATGGGGAACGAGCCGCGCAGACGCACCACGTCGGCCGCGCTGTAGCCGCGCTTGACGCCCTTCCAGCGGGGGTCGGTGGCCCACTCTTTTTCGAGGGCGGCGATTTGCTGTTCGCGGCTGAGTTGTTCTGTGAGGGTCTGGGGCATGGTCACTCCGTGAGGTTGATTGAGGGTTGGGCGCTGCGGCCGTGGGGTTACTTTAATCCGGCTGCGGACTCTTATGTCTTATAGAAGACATATTTTTCATCCATCAAAATCAACAACTTACAGAGATATTTCTCAATGCAAAATTATTTTTCTCGTATTGAGAAAAAATATTGCGGCGCAGCAGCGGAAGATTTCGCAATGCGCAATCAATCTTTCGGTGGTGAAAATCAAGCACCGATGCGCACCGCGTGCGCGATCCAATCCCCGCTTTCGATCACGCGCCGGCCCACGATGCGCGACGGATGGATCTCGTACACCAGGCAATCGATCCACCGCCCGCCCACCTCCACGCGCACCCGCCGCCTGATGTACTCGCCCGTGTCGTCGTCGGCCACCTCCTCGAGCAGATCGAGCGCCGCCTCCACCGAGGGGTCGATCGCATACACCTCGCCCTTCACGCACCGCGCCCCGCCCAGCACCACGCCCGGATAAGTCCCCAGGTCGTACAGCGTGCCGCCGATCGCCGCCTCGCCCACCAGCACAGGCGCGGGCCGGTAGCGCGCGATGTCGTTGCGTCCGCCGCGGCGCAGCGTGCCGTAAACAAAAACGTGGGGCATCATCGAAAAACCGCCTTCCCAGCAACTACGAAAACTTCAGTCTATTGAACTCCGCCGCCCCCACACCAGGCCGCCTCGTGGCCTACGGCTGCCTGGCCTTGAGCATGTCGCTCGTCGGCGGCTACGTTGCCCTCTCCAAGCCCCTCGTTGCCGCCTTCCCTGTGCTGTTGCTCGCATGGCTGCGCTTCGGCATCGCCGCCCTGGCCATGCCGCATTGGCTCAAGCGCACCCCCGACGAGCCACCCATGACGGCGCACACGCGCTGGCTCGTGTTTCTCGAATCGTTCCTCGGCAACTTCCTGTTCTCGATCTGCATGCTGTTCGGCGTGAGCCTGACGAGCGCTGTGTCGGCCGGCGTGATCATGGCGTCGATCCCCGCCTGCGTGGCCGTCGCGAGCTGGCTCTTCCTGCGCGAGCGCATCACGGTGCGCATCGGCCTGGCCATCGCATGCGCCGCGCTCGGCATCGGCCTGCTGGCGCTCTCGCCCGCGCATGCATCGGCCACGCCCTCCGCCTCGCCGGCGTCGATGCCCTGGCTGGGCAACCTGCTGGTGTTCTGCGCGGTGCTCTGCGAGACGGCCTATGCGGTGATCGGCAAGTCGCTCACCGGACGGCTCGGCCCCAAGCGCATCGCGTCGCTCATCAACCTCTGGGGCTTCGCGCTGTCGATGCCCTTCGGCATCTGGTTCGCGCTGCAGTTCGACTTCACCGCCGTGCGCTTCGGTACATGGGCACTGCTCGTGGCCTATGCGCTCGCGGCGAGCATCTGGACGGTGTGGCTCTGGATGACCGGACTTCGCAACGTACCAGCCGCACAAGCGGGTGTTTTCGCTGTGCTGCTGCCGGTCAGCGCAGCCCTCGTGGGCGTGCTCGTGCTGGGGGAAAGCCTCTCTTCGACACAGCTGCTCGCGTTCGTGATCGCACTCGTGGGCGTGGTGCTGGCGACGTGGCCCGGGCGCCGGCGGTGAAAACGGGGCTTCTCCCCTCTGAAAAAACAACAACTCCCAATGAAAAAAGCGCTTTTTCCCTTGGAAACGCGTTTCTTCTCATTTAGCATCCGCATTGCCACTGGAGACGCAAGTTTTTCATTGGTGAGTGTTCAACCAAAAAAGGAAATCAACCATGGCAACTGCAAAGAAGGCTCCGGCCAAGAAAGCTCCGGCAAAGAAGGCTGCGGCTCCTGCGAAGAAGGCCGCCGCTCCGGCCAAGAAGGCTGCTGCACCGGCAAAGAAGGCCGCTGCTCCCGCCAAGAAGGCCGCACCGGCGAAGAAGGCTGCTCCTGCAAAGAAGGCCGCTCCCGCAAAGAAGGCTGCTCCCGCAAAGAAGCGCACGCCCAACGCAGCGTTCATGAAGGCACTGACCCCCAGCCCCGCACTGGCTGCCGTGGTCGGTTCCACGCCGCTGCCGCGTACCGCTGTCGTGAGCAAGCTGTGGGACTACATCAAGAAGAACAACCTGCAAGACAAGGCCAACAAGCGCAACATCAACGCCGACGCCAAGCTGAAGGAAATCTTCGGCAAGGCCCAAGTGTCGATGTTCGAACTGGCCGCGCTGATCGGCAAGCACGTCAAGTAAGCGCCAGGGGCCTCGCGCTCCTGAATCAAGAAGCCGGCTTCCAGCCGGCTTTTTTTTGCCCGCGAGCGGGGCCTTTCAGGTGCCTTTCACGCCTCGAAGAAGCGCGACGGCGTTCGCCTGAAGTGCTTGCGGAAGGCCTCTATGAAGGCGCTGACCGAGGTGTAGCCCACCGTCAGCGCCACCGCCGTCACCGGCTCCTTCAGGCTCAGAAGCTCCACCGCCTTGAGCAACCTCGCCTGCTGGCGCCACTGCGCAAAGCTCAATCCGGTCTCGGCGGCGAAGCGGCGCGTGAGCGTGCGGCGGGCCATGCCGATTCGATCGGCCCAATCGTCGATGGTGTCGGGCAGCGACGGGTCGTCGGCCAGCGCGGCGGCCATCGCGGCAAGGCGCTTGTCCTGCGGCATCGGCAGGTGCAACGAAGGACGTTCGCCCGCCGCGAGTTCATCGACCAGCACGCCGACCAAGCGCGCGCGGCGCGCATCGAGCGAACCGGCAGAAGCATCGAGCGAGGTCAGCCGGTCGACCAGCCCCTGCACCAGCGGCGTCGCGGCAAACACATGCGGCCCATCGGGCAGTAGTGCGCCCAACCGAGCGTCGACGTGCAGGCTCCAGCCCGCCGTAGGACCGAAGCTCTGCGCTGCGTGAGCGCACCGCGGCGCGATCCATCCGATCCACCCCGGCGGCTGCACCCAGCGGCCCGAAGGCGTCTCGATGACCTGCAAACCCTCGCGCAAGGCGAACAGCTGCCCGTCCTCATGGGCGTGGTAGCCCGTGACGCGCGGCGCCACGTAGGCGCTGATCCAGAGCTTCACAGGGCCATCAACAGCCATGGGTGGCCCGCCGGCGGTATCGATTGGCCCCGCGCCGCAAGCCCGAAGACCTGCTGCGGCCTAGCATCGGCCTCATCTTCACTGCCCCTTCAAAGGAACAAAGATGAGAGCCCAAGACGTATTGCCCGACGGCCAGGACTTCGCCGTCATCGACGGCCAGCCCCTGCGCAAGGGATCGGTCGCCGCCTTCCTCGCCAACGTGCGCATCCTCGAAGACGCAAGCACGCCGGCCGCCGACAGGCAAGCCGCCGAGCAAGACCTGGTTTCCCTGATTCCCACGCTCGACGCACTGGGCTTGTTCGACGTGTTCGAGCTGCGGTCGCCCGCCTTGCGCGCCGAGGTGGCACGTCATCGCGCGGCGCTCAGCCCCGCGCCTGCTGCTGCTGCTTTGCCGCGCGCGTGATCGACGCCAGCGTGCCGCGCGTGGTGATCACCTCGGGGTCCAGGGGAATCTCGATCAGCGTGCCCGTGTCGGCCGCCAGCGCGCGCAGCAGCGCGGCCTCGAACTGCGACGTCTGCGTCACGCGCTCGGCCGCATAGCCGTAGGCGCGCGCGAGGCCGCAGAAGTCGGGGTTGCGCAACGCCGTGCCGCTCGTGCGGTCCGGGTACTCGCGCTCCTGGTGCATGCGGATGGTGCCGAACATGCCGTTGTTCAGCAGCACGACGATGCTCTTGCCGCCGTGTTGCGAAGCCGTCGCCAGTTCCTGCCCCGTCATCAGGAAATCGCCATCGCCTGCAATGGTGAAGGCCACCCGCCCCGTCGCCAGGTTGGCCGCAATGCCGGCCGGCACCCCGTAGCCCATCGCGCCGCTGGTGGGCGCCAGCTGCGTCTTGGCGCCCTTGGCGAGCCCGTGATAGCGGAAGTAGCGGTGCACCCAGCTCGCGAAGTTGCCCGCGCCGTTGGTGATGGCGGCGTCCGCCGGCAGGTGCTTCTGCAGCAGCGCGACGACCGCCGCCATGTCGACCGGCCCGCGCGGTGTTTCGGCGGGCATGCCGGCCAGCGCCTGGGGCTCGAGGTTGGCCTCGTAGTCCGCGTGGGCCTGCAGGGCCCATTCTTCCCAGGGCAGCGTCGGCGGCGCGCTCAGCACCTCGAGGCTGCGCGCGGCGGCGCTCATGCCGGCGTTGATGGCCAGGTCGGCCTGGTAGACGCGGTTGAGTTCTTCCGCGCTTGCGTGGATGTGCACCAGCGTCTGCCTAGCCTTGGGCGCCTCGAGCAGCGTGTAGCCGCCGGTCGTCATCTCGCCCAGGCGAGGGCCGATGGCCAGGATCAGGTCGGCATCTTTCACGCGCTGCGCAAGCTTCGGGTTGATCGCGATGCCGACGTCGCCCGCGTACAGCGGGTGGTGGTTGTCGAAGGTGTCCTGGAAGCGGAAGGCATTCGCCACCGGCAGCCGCCAGTTCTCGGCAAAGCGCTGCAGCGCCTGCGCCGCCTGCGTCGTCCAGCCGCCGCCCCCCGCGATGACCAGCGGACGCTGCGACTTCAGCAGCAGCTCGCGCAACGTGCGCAGGGCGCCAGGGTCGCTCCACGGCTCGACAGCCTCCACGCGCGCCAGCGGCCGCGCGCCGGTCTCGCTGCGCAGCATGTCTTCCGGCAGCACCAGCACCACCGGGCCCGGCCGCCCGTTCATCGCGGTGGCGAAGGCGCGCGCCACGTACTCCGGAATGCGGTCGGCGTCGTCGATGCGCTCCACCCGCTTGGCGAAGCCCTTGGTGCTCGGCCCGAAGAAGCTGCCGTAGTCGACCTCCTGGAAGGCCTCGCGGTCGCGGAAGTCGCTGCCGACGTCGCCCACGAACAGCACCATCGGCGTCGAGTCCTGGAAGGCGTTGTGCACGCCGATCGACGCATTGGTCGCGCCCGGGCCGCGGGTCACGAAGCACACGCCCGGGCGCCCCGTGAGCTTGCCGTGCGCCTCGGCCATGAAGGCCGCGCCGCCCTCCTGGCGGTTGACGATGAAGCGCGCGCGGTCGCGGTATGCATGAAAACCGTCCAGCACCGCCAGGAAGCTTTCGCCCGGCACGCCGAACGCGATATTCATCCCTTGCTCGACCAGGCACTCCACGATCAGGTGGCCTGCGGGTTGTGATGTACTCATGTGAAGAAGAACCTCGCTACGAATGTCTCCGGCAATTATGTGCGCCCCCTGCAGACGCCTTGCGTTAATTCCCCAATTGGTTAAATTCGCGACATGAAGGCCCCAAAGGACTCCACGCCCGACGCCCACGAAGCGACCGAAACGCTCGAGCCACGCTCGCGCGACGCCGATCGCTCGCAGCTCGCCATCCTCGCGTCGGCGCGCGACGAGTTCTCCGCGCGCGGGCTCGCCGGCGCGCGCATGGACAGCATCGCCGAGCGCGCCGGGCTCAACAAGCGCCTCATCTACTACTACTTCGGCAGCAAGGACGACCTGTTCCTTGCGGTGCTGGAGCGCGTGTACGCCGACATCCGCGAGGCCGAGCAGCGCCTGCACCTCGACGAGATCGACCCCGTGGAGGCCATCCGCCAGCTGGTGTCGTTCACCTGGCACTACTACCTGGAGCACCCGGAGTTCATCACGCTGCTCAACAGCGAGAACCTGCATTGCGCGTCGCACCTGAAGCGCTCCGAGCGCATCCAGGAAATGAACTCGCCGCTGGTGCAGCTGCTCGACACAGTGCTCGAACGCGGCCGCCGCGACAACCTGTTCCGCGCCGGCGTGGACCCGGTGCAGCTCTACATCTCCATCGCATCGCTGTGCTACTTCTACCTGTCGAACAACCACACGCTGTCGGCCATCTTCGGCCGTGACCTGCGGGCCCCCAAGGCGATGGCGCAACGCCTCTCGCACATGACAGACCTCGTGCTGGGCTACGTCCTGCACTGACGCACCGGGCGCGCCCATCCGCGGCGCGCCCTCCGACTCTCCGGGTATTCACTAGGCAGCGGCCGTTGACGCTGCGGCGCAGCCATTTCTAAAATCCATAATTCACTCATTGGTGAATTGATCGACACAAGAAGCGGCCCGACCGCGCGGAGACATCCATGAAGTTCTTTGCAAGCACTGCACGCACCACTGCCCTTGCCTCGCTGACCTGCATCGCTGCCCTGCTGCCGGCCATGGCCTCGGCACAGAACGGCTATCCGTCCAAGCCGATCCGCGTGATCGTGCCCTTCGCCGCCGGCAGCACCACCGACATCATTGCGCGCGCCATCACCGACAAGATGGGCGCGAGCATGGGCCAGCCGCTGGTCATCGACAACCGCGGCGGCGCCAGCGGCACCATCGGGCAGCAGGCGGTGGCCACGGCCGCGCCAGACGGCTACACGCTGATGATCCACTCGTCGTCGCACACGGTCAGCCCATCGACATTCGCCAAGCTGCCCTTCGACACGGTGCACGACTTCGCCGGCGTCACGCCGATCTCGTCGCTGCCCAACGCGCTGGTGATCTCGCCGTCGAAGAACATCAAGACCCTGCCGCAGCTGCTGGCAGCCGCGCGCGCCAAGCCGGGCAGCATGAACTTCGCCTCGGCCGGACAGGGCAGCGCCACGCACCTGAACGCCGAAAAATTCAAGCTGGCCGCGAAGATCGACGCGACCAACATCCCGTTCAAGGGGTCGGGCGAAGCCGTCACCGAGGTGCTCTCCGGCCGCGTCGACTACTACTTTTCGCCCATCGCGCCGGTCATCGGCCAGATCAAGGAAGGCCAGCTGCTGGCGCTGGCCGTCGGTTCGCCCAAGCGTGCCGCCGCGCTGCCCGACGTGCCCACCACCACCGAGGCCGGCGTGCCCGGCTCCGAGTTCAACTTCTGGATCGGAATGATGGCGCCCGCCAAGACGCCGCGCGACGTCGTTGAGCGGCTGCACGCCGAAGTGGCGAAGGCGCTGGCCACGCCCGAGGTGAAGGAGCGCTTCGCCAAGCTCGGCGCCGATCCATGGACGCTCAAGCCCGCGCAGTTCGACGCCTACATCAAGGAAGAGATCGCCAGCAACGCCGATCTCGTGAAGGCCGCCGGCCTTTCGGTCCAACAGTAAGCCAGAAAGTCCCGGCACCTCCATGCTCCGCAAGCTCCTGCTCTCCCCTGCCCTGCGCCCTTTCCTGCTGATCCTGATGCTGCTGGTGCTGTGGGACCTGGCGATCCGCCTCTTCAAGATTCCCGCCTACCTGATTCCGCCGCCGTGGGAGGTGGTGAAGCAGCTCGTCGCCGAATGGCCGCACCTGCTCGCCGAAAGCTGGAAGACCACGCTCGCCACGCTCGGCGGCTTCGGCCTGACGATCCTCATCGGCATTCCGATCGCGATGGTCATCGCCTACTCGCGCGTGGTCGAGTCGTATGTGTACCCGCTGCTGGTGTTCTCGCAGAGCATTCCCAAGGTGGCCATCGCGCCGCTGTTCGTGGTGTGGTTCGGCTTCGGCATCTTCCCCAAGGTGATCAGCGCCTTCCTGCTGGGCTTCTTCCCGGTGGTGGTGTCCACGGTGATGGGCTTCAAGTCGGTGGAGCCCGACATGCTCGATCTTTCTCGCTCGATGGGCGCGAGCCGCCTGCAGACCTTCTTCAAGATCAGCCTGCCGCAGGCGCTGCCCCAGATCTTCAGCGGCCTGAAGGTGTCGGTCACGCTGGCCGTGGTGGGCGCGGTGGTCGGTGAATTCGTCGGCTCCAACTCGGGCATCGGGTACGTGCTGCAGGTGGCCAACGGGAACTTCGACCTGCCCCTGATGTTTGCCGCGCTGGTGGTCCTGTCGAGCATTGGCGTCATTCTTTTCGTCGCGGTCGACCTGGTCGAGCGCGTGATGATTCCGTGGCATGCCTCGCAGCGCCACACGCACTGAGTTACTTCGCAAAAACCGACAACTCCCGGAGACAACACCATGAAGAAACTGCTTCCCTCGCTGCTCGCCGCGGCAGCGCTCGCCACCTTTTCCATCGCACCGGCCCATGCCCAGGGCGACAAGCCCAAGGACAAGGTCACGCTGATGCTCAACTGGTACCTGTACAGCGAGCACGCGCCCTTCTTCCTCGGCAAGGAAAAGGGCTTCTACGCCGACGAGGGCATCGATCTCGACATCCAGGAAGGCCGCGGCTCCGCCGTCACCGCGCAGGCGGTGGCCGCCAAGTCGGCCACCTTCGGCTACATCGACGTCACCACCATGATCAAGGCCGCCGCCAAGGGCGCGCCGCTGAAGTCGACCGGCGTGCTGTTCCAGGTGAGTCCGATGTCGGTCATGGGCTTCACCGAGAAGAACATCAAGACGCCGAAGGACATCATCGGCAAGACCGTGGCCGTGACGCCCGGCGACTCGATGTCGCAGATGTGGCCGCTCTTCCTCAAGGTCAACGACATCAAGCCCGACCAGGTGAAGATCGTCTCTGGCGACGGCCAGACCAAGCTCAATGCCGTGACCAACGGCCAGGCCGACCTGCTGCTGGGCTACGTGAT includes the following:
- a CDS encoding gamma-glutamylcyclotransferase family protein, yielding MMPHVFVYGTLRRGGRNDIARYRPAPVLVGEAAIGGTLYDLGTYPGVVLGGARCVKGEVYAIDPSVEAALDLLEEVADDDTGEYIRRRVRVEVGGRWIDCLVYEIHPSRIVGRRVIESGDWIAHAVRIGA
- the thrS gene encoding threonine--tRNA ligase codes for the protein MIQITLPDNSRREFPGPVSVAQVAQSIGPGLAKMTVAGKVDGKLVDASDVIDHDAKLQIITPKDDEGLEIIRHSTAHLVGHAVKQLYPTAKMVIGPVIDEGFYYDISFDRPFTPEDMAAIEARMRELIAQDYDVIKKMTPRAEVIEVFKSRGEDYKLRLVEDMPDEQAMGLYYHQEYVDMCRGPHVPNTRFLKVFKLTKLAGAYWRGDAKNEQLQRIYGTAWADKKQLDQYIQRIEEAEKRDHRRLGKELDLFHIDEVAPGVVFWHPKGWAIWQQVEQYMRGIYRDTGYWEVKGPQILDKSLWEKTGHWQNYRDNMFTTESEKREYALKPMNCPGHVLIFKSDLRSYRDLPLRYGEFGQCHRNEPSGALHGIMRVRGFTQDDGHIFCTEDQILDECIAYTAQLQKVYADFGFTDILYKVATRPENRVGSDELWDKAEHAVMESLRRSGVDFVIAPGDGAFYGPKIEYTLRDAIGRQWQCGTMQVDFNTAERLGGEYVTESSGRAHPVMLHRAIVGSLERFIGMLIEHHSGAMPAWLAPVQVAVLNISEGQADYAAQVAKTLQNQGLRVQLDLHNEKITYKIRKHSLQKLPYIVVVGDKEKEAGAVAVRARGNQDLGAMSLESFAQRLVQDVADKR
- a CDS encoding TetR/AcrR family transcriptional regulator translates to MKAPKDSTPDAHEATETLEPRSRDADRSQLAILASARDEFSARGLAGARMDSIAERAGLNKRLIYYYFGSKDDLFLAVLERVYADIREAEQRLHLDEIDPVEAIRQLVSFTWHYYLEHPEFITLLNSENLHCASHLKRSERIQEMNSPLVQLLDTVLERGRRDNLFRAGVDPVQLYISIASLCYFYLSNNHTLSAIFGRDLRAPKAMAQRLSHMTDLVLGYVLH
- the infC gene encoding translation initiation factor IF-3, which codes for MLTIATAFRDRRHREERQHRLNREIMAPEVRLIGPDNEQLGVVSLAEALRLAGEQDVDLVEVVAAANPPVCRLIEYGKFKYHEQKKAAEAKSKQKVIEVKEIKFRPGTDDGDYNIKMRNIKRFLEDGDKCKITLRFRGREITHQELGLALLQRIRDELGDLIMVEQFPKLEGRQMIMMIAPGRKKAGGGAPKPAADAAAPAAA
- the aceA gene encoding isocitrate lyase, whose product is MPQTLTEQLSREQQIAALEKEWATDPRWKGVKRGYSAADVVRLRGSFPIEHTLAKRGAEKLWDKINGGAKKGYVNAFGAISAGQAMQQAKAGLEAVYLSGWQVAADGNTSETMYPDQSLYAYDSVPTMVRRINNTFRRADEIQWGRGINPGDKEFIDYFLPIVADAEAGFGGVLNAFELMKNMIASGAAGVHFEDQLAAVKKCGHMGGKVLVPTQEACEKLISARFAADVMGVPTIVLARTDAEAANLITSDHDANDKPFLTGERTQEGFYRVKNGLEQAISRGVAYAPYADLVWCETGVPDIGFAREFAQAVHAACPGKLLSYNCSPSFNWKKNLDDKQIASFQEDLSELGYKYQFITLAGIHVNWFNTFQFAHAYARGEGMKHYVNMVQEPEFAARDKGYTFVSHQQEVGAGYFDDVTTVIQGGSSSVKALSGSTEEEQFH
- a CDS encoding SWIB/MDM2 domain-containing protein yields the protein MATAKKAPAKKAPAKKAAAPAKKAAAPAKKAAAPAKKAAAPAKKAAPAKKAAPAKKAAPAKKAAPAKKRTPNAAFMKALTPSPALAAVVGSTPLPRTAVVSKLWDYIKKNNLQDKANKRNINADAKLKEIFGKAQVSMFELAALIGKHVK
- a CDS encoding DMT family transporter, which gives rise to MNSAAPTPGRLVAYGCLALSMSLVGGYVALSKPLVAAFPVLLLAWLRFGIAALAMPHWLKRTPDEPPMTAHTRWLVFLESFLGNFLFSICMLFGVSLTSAVSAGVIMASIPACVAVASWLFLRERITVRIGLAIACAALGIGLLALSPAHASATPSASPASMPWLGNLLVFCAVLCETAYAVIGKSLTGRLGPKRIASLINLWGFALSMPFGIWFALQFDFTAVRFGTWALLVAYALAASIWTVWLWMTGLRNVPAAQAGVFAVLLPVSAALVGVLVLGESLSSTQLLAFVIALVGVVLATWPGRRR
- a CDS encoding thiamine pyrophosphate-binding protein; the protein is MSTSQPAGHLIVECLVEQGMNIAFGVPGESFLAVLDGFHAYRDRARFIVNRQEGGAAFMAEAHGKLTGRPGVCFVTRGPGATNASIGVHNAFQDSTPMVLFVGDVGSDFRDREAFQEVDYGSFFGPSTKGFAKRVERIDDADRIPEYVARAFATAMNGRPGPVVLVLPEDMLRSETGARPLARVEAVEPWSDPGALRTLRELLLKSQRPLVIAGGGGWTTQAAQALQRFAENWRLPVANAFRFQDTFDNHHPLYAGDVGIAINPKLAQRVKDADLILAIGPRLGEMTTGGYTLLEAPKARQTLVHIHASAEELNRVYQADLAINAGMSAAARSLEVLSAPPTLPWEEWALQAHADYEANLEPQALAGMPAETPRGPVDMAAVVALLQKHLPADAAITNGAGNFASWVHRYFRYHGLAKGAKTQLAPTSGAMGYGVPAGIAANLATGRVAFTIAGDGDFLMTGQELATASQHGGKSIVVLLNNGMFGTIRMHQEREYPDRTSGTALRNPDFCGLARAYGYAAERVTQTSQFEAALLRALAADTGTLIEIPLDPEVITTRGTLASITRAAKQQQQARG
- a CDS encoding AraC family transcriptional regulator, which translates into the protein MAVDGPVKLWISAYVAPRVTGYHAHEDGQLFALREGLQVIETPSGRWVQPPGWIGWIAPRCAHAAQSFGPTAGWSLHVDARLGALLPDGPHVFAATPLVQGLVDRLTSLDASAGSLDARRARLVGVLVDELAAGERPSLHLPMPQDKRLAAMAAALADDPSLPDTIDDWADRIGMARRTLTRRFAAETGLSFAQWRQQARLLKAVELLSLKEPVTAVALTVGYTSVSAFIEAFRKHFRRTPSRFFEA